AAGCGGTTATCTTCCACAGGAGTATTACTATTATATACCTGTTCTTTTTCTTGTAGCAATAGCTGGTTCTTTTGTCGGGAAGAGAGCTGTTTCAAGGATACCTCAGAAGAAGTTCAGGACTTTTGTGCTGATCTGTATCGGGCTGGTGAGCCTGAAGTTTATTTATGACGGGCTTATTTTTATTCTCTGAATTTTCATTCCCATGAATTAATTGTCACATTTTAGCACGATTCTTGTTTTCAGATATCTTTATCAATAATCATTAAGTATACGCTGGCAGGAGATTCTCATGGTAAAACGCGAGTACATGCTTGGAAACGTTGCAATCGCGCGCGGTATCGTTGAAGGGGGCGGACAGGTCATATCCGGCTATCCCGGAACCCCGTCTTCAGAGATCATCGGTACACTGGCAGGAATGAAGGAAAGGAATTTTTACGTAGAATGGTCGGTCAATGAGAAGGTTGCCCTTGAGGTAGCGGCCGGCGCAGCCATGGCAGGTGTGCGCTCCGTGGTCACCATGAAACATGTGGGTCTGAACGTCGCAGCGGACCCTCTTATGACGCTGGCATATACGGGTGTAAAAGGAAGCATGGTTATCATCGTTGCTGATGATCCGTCATGTCACTCATCTCAGAACGAACAGGATACACGCAGGTATTCACAGTTCTCGCTGATCCCGTGCCTGGATCCATGCACACCCCAGGAAGCAAAGGATATGATGCCCTATGCGTTCGAAATTTCAAACAAGTTGCAGACACCTGTAATTTTCAGGCCGACAACACGCATATCCCATGGCAAGTCCGATGTGGAGCTGGGTCCTGTGAAAGAGGATATGCCTGCAGCTGACTTCCAGAAGGATCTGGAAAGATGGGTCATGGTTCCCAAGAACGCCAGGATACAGCACCCTCATCTGCTGGAGCTGCAAAAGGATATTCTTGCGGAACTTGAGAACTCGCCCTGGAATGAGCTTGAACTGAGCGAGGGTGCAAGTGTTGGTGTAATAGCATCGGGAATTGCTTCGGTCTATGCAAAGGAAGCTGTGATCAGACAGGGAATTGATGCTTCATTCCTGAAGATAGGAACCTATCCTGTTCCGGAGAAAAAGATACGTACTCTCATGGAGAACGCCGATCGTATAATCATTTTCGAGGAAATGGAGCCTGTCGTCGAAGAGCAGGTTAGGATCATAGCACAGGAAACAGGCTCAGATGTTGAGATAATCGGTAAGATGCCGGGTCCGATTCCGAGGATATTCGAGCTGAATACCGATGTATGTGCAGATGTCCTTGCGGAGGTGCTGGGACTTGGAAGGTCGGATGTCCCGGCTGATACGGGTGAGGACTTTGATTATGACAGATGCAGGGTTGAACTGCCAATGCGTCCGCCTGTCATGTGTCCGGGTTGTTCTCACAGGGCTACTTTCCATGTCATGAAAAGGGTCTATGGGAAAAATGCAATATTCCCCAGTGATATCGGTTGCTATACCCTTGGAATCCAGAGTGGCACCGTGGATACGACGCTCTGTATGGGTGGAAGCATAACCGTTGCAAGCGGAATGTATCAGGCAGGAGAGACAAAGCCCATAT
The window above is part of the Methanolobus zinderi genome. Proteins encoded here:
- the iorA gene encoding indolepyruvate ferredoxin oxidoreductase subunit alpha — protein: MVKREYMLGNVAIARGIVEGGGQVISGYPGTPSSEIIGTLAGMKERNFYVEWSVNEKVALEVAAGAAMAGVRSVVTMKHVGLNVAADPLMTLAYTGVKGSMVIIVADDPSCHSSQNEQDTRRYSQFSLIPCLDPCTPQEAKDMMPYAFEISNKLQTPVIFRPTTRISHGKSDVELGPVKEDMPAADFQKDLERWVMVPKNARIQHPHLLELQKDILAELENSPWNELELSEGASVGVIASGIASVYAKEAVIRQGIDASFLKIGTYPVPEKKIRTLMENADRIIIFEEMEPVVEEQVRIIAQETGSDVEIIGKMPGPIPRIFELNTDVCADVLAEVLGLGRSDVPADTGEDFDYDRCRVELPMRPPVMCPGCSHRATFHVMKRVYGKNAIFPSDIGCYTLGIQSGTVDTTLCMGGSITVASGMYQAGETKPICCSIGDSTFFHTGMNGLLNAIYNKADITVTIVDNRTTAMTGHQPNPGMGKLATGEQTTEVCLETLCKGMGAGFVETVDPYDLNKAEEVFRKAKDYKGTSVVITEQLCVIDAKRSGIRRKPFTIDADKCVGCKKCVYLGCPAIEFDVETKKASINMMCTGCGVCDRLCMFEAISEVKK